The segment ATGAGCACAAACAGCTACAAGGCGTGGTGCATATTCGTGATTTGATGCGTGCCAAGGTAATTTAATGAACCGACCTGCTCTGACACCCAGCCAAAAATGGGACCCGGAACTGCTGCTTAAAGCGCAAGGGGTTCGCGTGGTCTTCTTTGATGTCGATGGCGTGCTGACTGATGGCGGTTTGTACTTTTCTGGCGAAGGCGAGGTGCTCAAGCGCTTTCATACGCTGGATGGCCATGGCCTAAAAATGCTGCAAAGCGCGGATATTACTCCGGCAGTGGTGACGGGGCGTGACTCCGCACCGCTACGCTTGCGCTTAAAGCAGCTGGGCATTGAACATGCGCGATTTGGCACCGAAGACAAGGTGCCTGCTGCTGAATCTATTCTTGCCGAGCTGGGTTTGGACTGGAGTCAAGCAGCAGCCATGGGCGATGACTGGCCCGATCTGCCGATGATGCGACGCAGTCGTTTCGCCTGCGCCCCTGCGAATGCGCATGACGAAGCTTTGCATGTCGCTGATTGGGTCAGCAACAAGCGTGGTGGTGATGGTGCTGTGCGGCAGTTTTGCGACTTGCTGCTGACGGCCGATGGCGCTTATGCAAATCTGCTGGCGAGGTATGGCTCATGAGCGCTATGTGGCGACGTGTGGGCGACAAGACATCGATGTACTTGCCCGTACTCATCATGGGCTTGCTGGCGCTTGGTACTTGGTGGCTGGTGCGCAATGCTCCTAAACCTATTGCAGTGGGCGCTGAGAAGGTGTTGCAGCACGACCCCGACTACTTCTTGAAGGACTTTGTCATCAAGAACTTTGAGGCCGATGGACGTCTGAAAAATCGTTTGAACGGCACAACAGGCGAGCACTTTCCGGATACCGACACGCTTGAAGTTGACGATGCCCGCATGCTTAGCATCATGCCTGATGGCCGCAAAACTGTGGGTAGCTCGAATCGCGCTTTGAGTAACGGCGATGGCTCAGAAATTCAGATGTTTGGTCAGGCCGTCATCACTCGCGAGCCCGTGGCTGCGCATGGCAGCCAGAAGGCATTGCCTGCTATGCAGTTAGAGAGTGAATTTTTGCAAATCTGGCCTAACGAAGAGCGTGTCAGCAGCAACAAGCCCGTGGTCATGACCCGGGGCCGTGATCAATTTACGGGTGACAGCATGCAATATCAGCACCTAGATCAAATCTTGCAAATGCAAGGGCGCGTCAAAGGTGTGATTGAGCCGGGCAAAGCCAAATAACAATGACCAAGCCGAGGCTGATCTACATCACAGGGGCCTCCAGCGGCATTGGTCAGGCACTGGCTTGGCACTACTATGAGCTGGGCTGCTCATTGGCTTTGGTTGCCAGGCGTACTCAGGTCATTGAAGAGTGGGCGCAGTCCATGGGTATGGATGAGCACCGCTATGTGATTTATGGCGCTGATGTATCCGTTATCGACAGCGCCTGCCGAGCGGGTCAGGAGTGCTTAGAGCGGCAAGGTCTGCCGGACATCGTGATTGCCAATGCCGGCATCAGTTGGGGCGTGGACACCTCGCGGCGTGAAGATTTGGAAGTCATGCAGCAGGTACTTGCTTGCAATGTCATG is part of the Comamonas sp. Y33R10-2 genome and harbors:
- a CDS encoding HAD family hydrolase — protein: MNRPALTPSQKWDPELLLKAQGVRVVFFDVDGVLTDGGLYFSGEGEVLKRFHTLDGHGLKMLQSADITPAVVTGRDSAPLRLRLKQLGIEHARFGTEDKVPAAESILAELGLDWSQAAAMGDDWPDLPMMRRSRFACAPANAHDEALHVADWVSNKRGGDGAVRQFCDLLLTADGAYANLLARYGS
- the lptC gene encoding LPS export ABC transporter periplasmic protein LptC, with translation MSAMWRRVGDKTSMYLPVLIMGLLALGTWWLVRNAPKPIAVGAEKVLQHDPDYFLKDFVIKNFEADGRLKNRLNGTTGEHFPDTDTLEVDDARMLSIMPDGRKTVGSSNRALSNGDGSEIQMFGQAVITREPVAAHGSQKALPAMQLESEFLQIWPNEERVSSNKPVVMTRGRDQFTGDSMQYQHLDQILQMQGRVKGVIEPGKAK